The proteins below come from a single Amphiura filiformis chromosome 15, Afil_fr2py, whole genome shotgun sequence genomic window:
- the LOC140171721 gene encoding uncharacterized protein isoform X1 — protein sequence MDEEEQMTEIQVEGEATELQPHQVLVPISGQETVIIATTEDGHEVPTTVSYQLAHAAAQQGYIQVPTSQSSEDVEATIQQVQIQEAELQPGETIQTVQLEAGETIQTVHFDGETVHIQGTDATIPVHIQPAETLQPVQIQSVHMGLTSSSGDHVVVPATETLQQVVHISSGQPAVMVQAERTSTETVNSAAPVPASYPTEPISTGWEHIFVENYTPYEGYVESLEEVHRLITAYEISTITKFVKTRCSGKLFGVVRFDKKCRIWWEDIRDTKGVELKYDGTPFIIMGSRVMSCIFGPDNNKNYKIRAQEERVRLSLSGIEDDRKRRQMKTPSKKVGCPAMISIRHIVRFPRHQIDTDDVTNRRQAASSLKEDFMDCVRLPYEERFYVCLPSPSIHAGHPEGEEALSKDSLDERIIAKIHELVAQGIEKPGDIEEHLNTFVTDELFKGSEPPPQTWRRFYPKKNDIRNQVYRAKGIKSGKPKDEVAMAIQAVGGIEDGTTESTTSEQANKPQLNRLRYQCRDKLKLLIDVTHICNCPRTLQAMLGVLNNLHSELWNELLSKRGDAPLKAEDVAAAAAAAAAAATSNASGDSQAPTISWPTTGLLNKPQKKRGRKRKEETCEDTTDPYARVYMSDSSARRKDNKPLEDRYRENQGKAKKAKKARAGGPKRGRGRPRKKPIPVMITSNTLSQPSDEMEIVTIDIRSSEDGPEIDEGGEEEQLLEVQEEISQ from the exons ATGGATGAAGAAGAACAGATGACAGAAATCCAGGTGGAGGGTGAAGCCACAGAGTTACAACCTCATCAGGTTCTTGTACCGATATCG GGTCAAGAGACTGTCATCATTGCTACCACTGAGGATGGCCATGAAGTTCCAACCACAGTGAGTTACCAGCTAGCACACGCAGCAGCACAACAGGGTTACATCCAAGTGCCAACATCCCAGTCTTCAGAAGATGTGGAAGCAACCATACAACAAGTACAGATCCAAGAGGCTGAATTACAACCTGGAGAGACCATACAAACAGTACAACTTGAG GCTGGTGAGACGATTCAAACAGTACACTTTGATGGGGAAACAGTCCACATCCAAGGCACAGATGCCACCATCCCTGTCCACATCCAGCCAGCAGAGACCTTACAACCAGTGCAGATCCAATCTGTCCATATGGGCCTTACTTCCTCTTCAGGTGACCATGTCGTGGTGCCTGCCACCGAGACCTTGCAGCAGGTGGTTCACATATCATCCGGTCAGCCGGCAGTGATGGTACAAGCTGAACGCACTAGCACGGAGACGGTGAACTCGGCAGCGCCGGTGCCAGCATCGTATCCCACAG AACCAATATCTACTGGATGGGAGCACATATTTGTTGAGAATTACACACCGTACGAAGGCTACGTCGAATCTCTGGAAGAAGTCCACCGGCTCATCACAGCTTACGAAATATCCACCATCACAAAATTTGTTAAAACGCGATGCAGCGGAAAGCTTTTTGGCGTGGTGAGGTTCGATAAGAAATGTCGCATCTGGTGGGAGGATATCCGAGATACAAAAGGTGTGGAACTGAAGTACGATGGCACACCGTTCATAATCATGGGAAGTCGTGTTATGAGTTGCATCTTTGGTCCGGACAATAATAAGAATTACAAGATACGAGCGCAGGAAGAGAGAGTCCGGTTGTCTCTTTCCGGCATAGAAGATGACAGGAAACGGCGGCAGATGAAAACGCCGTCCAAGAAAGTGGGATGCCCGGCAATGATTAGCATCCGTCACATCGTACGATTTCCACGACATCAGATAGATACGGATGATGTAACCAATCGAAGGCAAGCTGCGTCGTCATTGAAAGAGGATTTCATGGATTGTGTGAGGCTTCCATATGAAGAGCGTTTCTATGTTTGTCTTCCGTCTCCAAGCATACATGCAGGTCACCCAGAAGGAGAGGAAGCTCTTTCTAAGGATTCACTAGATGAAAGAATCATTGCAAAGATTCATGAGTTGGTAGCACAAGGAATTGAGAAACCGGGGGACATTGAAGAACATCTGAATACCTTTGTGACAGATGAACTGTTTAAAGGTTCTGAGCCTCCACCTCAGACGTGGAGAAGATTCTATCCCAAAAAGAATGACATTCGCAACCAAGTGTATCGAGCAAAAGGGATCAAATCTGGCAAACCAAAAGATGAAGTCGCCATGGCGATTCAAGCAGTCGGAGGCATCGAAGATGGAACTACCGAAAGCACAACATCCGAACAGGCGAACAAACCTCAGTTGAATCGACTGCGGTATCAATGCCGCGACAAACTCAAATTACTCATCGACGTAACGCATATCTGTAATTGTCCGAGAACATTGCAAGCAATGCTTGGAGTCTTGAACAATCTTCATAGTGAGCTGTGGAATGAGTTACTTTCGAAAAGGGGGGATGCTCCTCTAAAGGCAGAGGATGTGGCAGCTGCAGCAGCAGCTGCAGCGGCGGCTGCGACATCTAATGCTTCTGGAGACTCTCAAGCACCGACTATATCATGGCCCACCACAGGCCTATTAAACAAACCTCAAAAGAAAAGGGGTCGCAAACGAAAAGAGGAGACCTGTGAAGATACCACTGATCCTTATGCACGAGTTTACATGTCTGATAGCAGTGCTAGACGTAAAGATAACAAACCGCTGGAAGATCGTTATAGAGAAAATCAAGGCAAGGCAAAGAAAGCAAAGAAGGCCAGGGCAGGCGGTCCTAAAAGAGGACGGGGAAGGCCAAGAAAGAAGCCCATTCCAGTCATGATAACGTCCAATACATTGTCACAGCCGAGCGATGAAATGGAAATTGTGACAATAGATATTAGAAGTAGCGAAGATGGACCTGAAATTGATGAAGGTGGGGAGGAAGAGCAATTGTTGGAAGTGCAAGAGGAGATTTCTCAGTGA
- the LOC140171721 gene encoding uncharacterized protein isoform X3, producing the protein MTEIQVEGEATELQPHQVLVPISGQETVIIATTEDGHEVPTTVSYQLAHAAAQQGYIQVPTSQSSEDVEATIQQVQIQEAELQPGETIQTVQLEAGETIQTVHFDGETVHIQGTDATIPVHIQPAETLQPVQIQSVHMGLTSSSGDHVVVPATETLQQVVHISSGQPAVMVQAERTSTETVNSAAPVPASYPTEPISTGWEHIFVENYTPYEGYVESLEEVHRLITAYEISTITKFVKTRCSGKLFGVVRFDKKCRIWWEDIRDTKGVELKYDGTPFIIMGSRVMSCIFGPDNNKNYKIRAQEERVRLSLSGIEDDRKRRQMKTPSKKVGCPAMISIRHIVRFPRHQIDTDDVTNRRQAASSLKEDFMDCVRLPYEERFYVCLPSPSIHAGHPEGEEALSKDSLDERIIAKIHELVAQGIEKPGDIEEHLNTFVTDELFKGSEPPPQTWRRFYPKKNDIRNQVYRAKGIKSGKPKDEVAMAIQAVGGIEDGTTESTTSEQANKPQLNRLRYQCRDKLKLLIDVTHICNCPRTLQAMLGVLNNLHSELWNELLSKRGDAPLKAEDVAAAAAAAAAAATSNASGDSQAPTISWPTTGLLNKPQKKRGRKRKEETCEDTTDPYARVYMSDSSARRKDNKPLEDRYRENQGKAKKAKKARAGGPKRGRGRPRKKPIPVMITSNTLSQPSDEMEIVTIDIRSSEDGPEIDEGGEEEQLLEVQEEISQ; encoded by the exons ATGACAGAAATCCAGGTGGAGGGTGAAGCCACAGAGTTACAACCCCATCAGGTTCTTGTACCGATATCG GGTCAAGAGACTGTCATCATTGCTACCACTGAGGATGGCCATGAAGTTCCAACCACAGTGAGTTACCAGCTAGCACACGCAGCAGCACAACAGGGTTACATCCAAGTGCCAACATCCCAGTCTTCAGAAGATGTGGAAGCAACCATACAACAAGTACAGATCCAAGAGGCTGAATTACAACCTGGAGAGACCATACAAACAGTACAACTTGAG GCTGGTGAGACGATTCAAACAGTACACTTTGATGGGGAAACAGTCCACATCCAAGGCACAGATGCCACCATCCCTGTCCACATCCAGCCAGCAGAGACCTTACAACCAGTGCAGATCCAATCTGTCCATATGGGCCTTACTTCCTCTTCAGGTGACCATGTCGTGGTGCCTGCCACCGAGACCTTGCAGCAGGTGGTTCACATATCATCCGGTCAGCCGGCAGTGATGGTACAAGCTGAACGCACTAGCACGGAGACGGTGAACTCGGCAGCGCCGGTGCCAGCATCGTATCCCACAG AACCAATATCTACTGGATGGGAGCACATATTTGTTGAGAATTACACACCGTACGAAGGCTACGTCGAATCTCTGGAAGAAGTCCACCGGCTCATCACAGCTTACGAAATATCCACCATCACAAAATTTGTTAAAACGCGATGCAGCGGAAAGCTTTTTGGCGTGGTGAGGTTCGATAAGAAATGTCGCATCTGGTGGGAGGATATCCGAGATACAAAAGGTGTGGAACTGAAGTACGATGGCACACCGTTCATAATCATGGGAAGTCGTGTTATGAGTTGCATCTTTGGTCCGGACAATAATAAGAATTACAAGATACGAGCGCAGGAAGAGAGAGTCCGGTTGTCTCTTTCCGGCATAGAAGATGACAGGAAACGGCGGCAGATGAAAACGCCGTCCAAGAAAGTGGGATGCCCGGCAATGATTAGCATCCGTCACATCGTACGATTTCCACGACATCAGATAGATACGGATGATGTAACCAATCGAAGGCAAGCTGCGTCGTCATTGAAAGAGGATTTCATGGATTGTGTGAGGCTTCCATATGAAGAGCGTTTCTATGTTTGTCTTCCGTCTCCAAGCATACATGCAGGTCACCCAGAAGGAGAGGAAGCTCTTTCTAAGGATTCACTAGATGAAAGAATCATTGCAAAGATTCATGAGTTGGTAGCACAAGGAATTGAGAAACCGGGGGACATTGAAGAACATCTGAATACCTTTGTGACAGATGAACTGTTTAAAGGTTCTGAGCCTCCACCTCAGACGTGGAGAAGATTCTATCCCAAAAAGAATGACATTCGCAACCAAGTGTATCGAGCAAAAGGGATCAAATCTGGCAAACCAAAAGATGAAGTCGCCATGGCGATTCAAGCAGTCGGAGGCATCGAAGATGGAACTACCGAAAGCACAACATCCGAACAGGCGAACAAACCTCAGTTGAATCGACTGCGGTATCAATGCCGCGACAAACTCAAATTACTCATCGACGTAACGCATATCTGTAATTGTCCGAGAACATTGCAAGCAATGCTTGGAGTCTTGAACAATCTTCATAGTGAGCTGTGGAATGAGTTACTTTCGAAAAGGGGGGATGCTCCTCTAAAGGCAGAGGATGTGGCAGCTGCAGCAGCAGCTGCAGCGGCGGCTGCGACATCTAATGCTTCTGGAGACTCTCAAGCACCGACTATATCATGGCCCACCACAGGCCTATTAAACAAACCTCAAAAGAAAAGGGGTCGCAAACGAAAAGAGGAGACCTGTGAAGATACCACTGATCCTTATGCACGAGTTTACATGTCTGATAGCAGTGCTAGACGTAAAGATAACAAACCGCTGGAAGATCGTTATAGAGAAAATCAAGGCAAGGCAAAGAAAGCAAAGAAGGCCAGGGCAGGCGGTCCTAAAAGAGGACGGGGAAGGCCAAGAAAGAAGCCCATTCCAGTCATGATAACGTCCAATACATTGTCACAGCCGAGCGATGAAATGGAAATTGTGACAATAGATATTAGAAGTAGCGAAGATGGACCTGAAATTGATGAAGGTGGGGAGGAAGAGCAATTGTTGGAAGTGCAAGAGGAGATTTCTCAGTGA
- the LOC140171721 gene encoding uncharacterized protein isoform X2 — MTEIQVEGEATELQPHQVLVPISGQETVIIATTEDGHEVPTTVSYQLAHAAAQQGYIQVPTSQSSEDVEATIQQVQIQEAELQPGETIQTVQLEAGETIQTVHFDGETVHIQGTDATIPVHIQPAETLQPVQIQSVHMGLTSSSGDHVVVPATETLQQVVHISSGQPAVMVQAERTSTETVNSAAPVPASYPTEPISTGWEHIFVENYTPYEGYVESLEEVHRLITAYEISTITKFVKTRCSGKLFGVVRFDKKCRIWWEDIRDTKGVELKYDGTPFIIMGSRVMSCIFGPDNNKNYKIRAQEERVRLSLSGIEDDRKRRQMKTPSKKVGCPAMISIRHIVRFPRHQIDTDDVTNRRQAASSLKEDFMDCVRLPYEERFYVCLPSPSIHAGHPEGEEALSKDSLDERIIAKIHELVAQGIEKPGDIEEHLNTFVTDELFKGSEPPPQTWRRFYPKKNDIRNQVYRAKGIKSGKPKDEVAMAIQAVGGIEDGTTESTTSEQANKPQLNRLRYQCRDKLKLLIDVTHICNCPRTLQAMLGVLNNLHSELWNELLSKRGDAPLKAEDVAAAAAAAAAAATSNASGDSQAPTISWPTTGLLNKPQKKRGRKRKEETCEDTTDPYARVYMSDSSARRKDNKPLEDRYRENQGKAKKAKKARAGGPKRGRGRPRKKPIPVMITSNTLSQPSDEMEIVTIDIRSSEDGPEIDEGGEEEQLLEVQEEISQ, encoded by the exons ATGACAGAAATCCAGGTGGAGGGTGAAGCCACAGAGTTACAACCTCATCAGGTTCTTGTACCGATATCG GGTCAAGAGACTGTCATCATTGCTACCACTGAGGATGGCCATGAAGTTCCAACCACAGTGAGTTACCAGCTAGCACACGCAGCAGCACAACAGGGTTACATCCAAGTGCCAACATCCCAGTCTTCAGAAGATGTGGAAGCAACCATACAACAAGTACAGATCCAAGAGGCTGAATTACAACCTGGAGAGACCATACAAACAGTACAACTTGAG GCTGGTGAGACGATTCAAACAGTACACTTTGATGGGGAAACAGTCCACATCCAAGGCACAGATGCCACCATCCCTGTCCACATCCAGCCAGCAGAGACCTTACAACCAGTGCAGATCCAATCTGTCCATATGGGCCTTACTTCCTCTTCAGGTGACCATGTCGTGGTGCCTGCCACCGAGACCTTGCAGCAGGTGGTTCACATATCATCCGGTCAGCCGGCAGTGATGGTACAAGCTGAACGCACTAGCACGGAGACGGTGAACTCGGCAGCGCCGGTGCCAGCATCGTATCCCACAG AACCAATATCTACTGGATGGGAGCACATATTTGTTGAGAATTACACACCGTACGAAGGCTACGTCGAATCTCTGGAAGAAGTCCACCGGCTCATCACAGCTTACGAAATATCCACCATCACAAAATTTGTTAAAACGCGATGCAGCGGAAAGCTTTTTGGCGTGGTGAGGTTCGATAAGAAATGTCGCATCTGGTGGGAGGATATCCGAGATACAAAAGGTGTGGAACTGAAGTACGATGGCACACCGTTCATAATCATGGGAAGTCGTGTTATGAGTTGCATCTTTGGTCCGGACAATAATAAGAATTACAAGATACGAGCGCAGGAAGAGAGAGTCCGGTTGTCTCTTTCCGGCATAGAAGATGACAGGAAACGGCGGCAGATGAAAACGCCGTCCAAGAAAGTGGGATGCCCGGCAATGATTAGCATCCGTCACATCGTACGATTTCCACGACATCAGATAGATACGGATGATGTAACCAATCGAAGGCAAGCTGCGTCGTCATTGAAAGAGGATTTCATGGATTGTGTGAGGCTTCCATATGAAGAGCGTTTCTATGTTTGTCTTCCGTCTCCAAGCATACATGCAGGTCACCCAGAAGGAGAGGAAGCTCTTTCTAAGGATTCACTAGATGAAAGAATCATTGCAAAGATTCATGAGTTGGTAGCACAAGGAATTGAGAAACCGGGGGACATTGAAGAACATCTGAATACCTTTGTGACAGATGAACTGTTTAAAGGTTCTGAGCCTCCACCTCAGACGTGGAGAAGATTCTATCCCAAAAAGAATGACATTCGCAACCAAGTGTATCGAGCAAAAGGGATCAAATCTGGCAAACCAAAAGATGAAGTCGCCATGGCGATTCAAGCAGTCGGAGGCATCGAAGATGGAACTACCGAAAGCACAACATCCGAACAGGCGAACAAACCTCAGTTGAATCGACTGCGGTATCAATGCCGCGACAAACTCAAATTACTCATCGACGTAACGCATATCTGTAATTGTCCGAGAACATTGCAAGCAATGCTTGGAGTCTTGAACAATCTTCATAGTGAGCTGTGGAATGAGTTACTTTCGAAAAGGGGGGATGCTCCTCTAAAGGCAGAGGATGTGGCAGCTGCAGCAGCAGCTGCAGCGGCGGCTGCGACATCTAATGCTTCTGGAGACTCTCAAGCACCGACTATATCATGGCCCACCACAGGCCTATTAAACAAACCTCAAAAGAAAAGGGGTCGCAAACGAAAAGAGGAGACCTGTGAAGATACCACTGATCCTTATGCACGAGTTTACATGTCTGATAGCAGTGCTAGACGTAAAGATAACAAACCGCTGGAAGATCGTTATAGAGAAAATCAAGGCAAGGCAAAGAAAGCAAAGAAGGCCAGGGCAGGCGGTCCTAAAAGAGGACGGGGAAGGCCAAGAAAGAAGCCCATTCCAGTCATGATAACGTCCAATACATTGTCACAGCCGAGCGATGAAATGGAAATTGTGACAATAGATATTAGAAGTAGCGAAGATGGACCTGAAATTGATGAAGGTGGGGAGGAAGAGCAATTGTTGGAAGTGCAAGAGGAGATTTCTCAGTGA